The Triticum aestivum cultivar Chinese Spring chromosome 5A, IWGSC CS RefSeq v2.1, whole genome shotgun sequence genomic sequence ACTATCCAATCTACACCTAATATAAGGCATGCGAGACAAGATGCGGTATTTTGCAAAATGACCCCGTGAATCTGTGCCACATTTGCAGAAAACTCGTTAGTATCTCCAAACCAGGCACATTTGCAGAAAACCCCTATAATGACCCCGTGACTCTATGCCCTCCCCCACCTCATCCAAACAAATAGGAGGAATAAAATTTGGGCAAACCCTAACATAATTTTATTGATTTTCTTTCGAGATTATGAACATGTATTCGTCTCCTTAGATCTATTGCCTAGCACACATACTTTGCTAGTAAGCCATAAAATACCCAGAAACCCAGCAATAGCGTGAAAGACCATTCTAATGGAAAACAAGTGTCTTTTTACTAAAAGAAATAAATAGAGAATTGGTCCATGAACCTATTGTTTTAGgacgccgataagtgccacacgtgtgggcgttaggaaGTCCGCCCAtatattttgtgtggtgtataagaggaGCAGCCCACatacctacgtgtgggcaaaacaattaGCGCCCACACGTCTCTTCCCCCCCcctcccgatccctctcacacgcgtgcgtgtgggcgaagttgataacgcccacaTGCCCATATGTTAGGCCTCGTACCTCCTGGTCCCGCACGCCACGCGTGACGgtcaccgcgcgcccgcagttgccatggtccagaccctcgtccatgttcgtttaattgcagttgccatgtcgctgaactacggttgccatgtcggacaactgcagttgccatggttgctcaactgcacttgccatgtatggtctgatctaatgtagttgccatgatttcataactttaggagttgccacatactaacactagcCAGTTGAGAGAGTTgacatgtgctcacaagcatgttagggcagttgtcatgtaaaaatgaagagttgccatctgcttacgtgcacgttagggcagttgtcATGTACATGCACGTTAGgtcagttgccatgtaccatgcaaaaacatatggcaactcggtaaaagagagttgtcatctgcttacgtgcacactaggcagttgccgtgtaccctgcaaaacacatggcaaattcGGGTAAAAAAAAAGAGTTGCCACCTGTTTATAAAAACACactaggggcagttgccatgtgcagtgcaaaaacacatggcaactagcagcttgggtgtgggagaggagaagggcgtgtgggcaagatgccaaatgcccacacactagcccttgtgtgtgcgtgcaaagtggcgtgtgggcgaactgctgaacGCCCACACGCCAGTCCCTCCTGTGTGGTGAAACGGCCGTGTGGGCGACCggctgaacgcccacacaccaggcctgtcctacgtggcactagaaacatgccaagattcgtgcgctcacgaacggacgcggatccacgcgtgtgggcgagatgcaaaagCCCAcgcgtgtgggcgttaacatttccgttgtTTTATTCAGCACCCCATTAAGCCTTACGATGCGAAGGTGGTTATATTTAGCTATTTGGTGTTTTTCTTCTTAATACAAAAAAAGGGAGCAACTACGTAGAAGTGTGGTGGCCACAAATTTTGGTCAGCCGATTTGCAGCGCCTGCAGCCCCATAGGCCCACGCAGCGTGTGCAAGTTGAACAATGGGCTTCCAATTAGAATTCAGATAGGTAGGAATCACGGGATATACCAAGTGGTGTTAACAATAATCTCATATACATCATAGCTCCACGACTCAAGTTGAATCCGATCTAAAAAAGACACTCAAGTTGAATCCCAAATATTTTAAAAGTGACAATCTATTTTAAAAAGTATGATTTCGAAACTACCATAAGGATATGGATCTTCAAAGAGATggtaaaaaaattattttattttgACCTCATTGAATCGAACTTTTAAAACACAGATTTTTCTAGGGCAAAAATAGGAATGTCAagtcatttatttgccacttacatccctaggcAAAAACACAGATTTTTGTTTGTTTTATATAAGCATGTCAGAAAAACAGGCAGGCTTGTACAGTAAAACTCAACTGAAGGCCTCCACccgtgttttttttttgttttgagaTTTGCCTCCACCTCAATTGCACGCAATGACAATGTCAAGGCCCAAATAGGCCTCCACATACACACACTGCTGCCAACATCTCTCTCCTTGGATTGACCGGCCCCACTTGCTCAGCGACACGACTCGCGTCCACCTGCCTGCCTGCCGGTCTAGTCGCCACACCGCAGAGCTTTGGTTCGCAGCGATGGCGACCGACCGCCGCCTCCGCGACCTGCTCCTCCTCGCCGCGGCGCTCCTGCTCTCCgcctcctgcgccgccgccgccgacttcgAGTACTGCAGTGAGTGCTCCGAGCTCTCCTTTCGCGGCTAAATCGTCCCCGTTTTGACTTTTGAGATTCCGCGGATTGTGTATGCGATGCGAGCTTCTGTTGGTGTTTGGTTCCGCAGAAAAGGGGCGCCACTATCCGGTGAAGGTGAGCGGCGTGGAGATCGTCCCCGACCCCGTCGTGCGCGGCGAGCCCGCCACCTTCAAGATCTCCGCCTCCACCGGTAAGATTTCGTCGAATAGCCTGAACTCCTTGCGATTTGGCTTGTGAATTGTGGCGCGGTGTGCTCATGACTGCTGTCGGCCAACTTGAATctactccctcggttcctaaatatttgtctttctagacatttcaaatgactagtacatacggatgtatgtagacatattttagagtgtagattcactcattttgctccgtatgtagtcacttgttgaaatgcctagaaagacaagtatttagaaacggagggagtagcttgttAGTAGAGTACTCCTTGTTATGGCTTATTGTTGGTAGCAGCCTACTCCAGAGTTTAGATCGGTGTCTCCGTGTGTATGTGGTAGTCAGATCAAATCGATGCACTTTTGCTTGTTTTTTGATGTGTCAATTTTTTCGAGCAATCAAATTAGTGCCCTGCTGAAGGTTTGGCTGGCCCTATCCATGTACTGTTATATGTGAATTAGTCATGTCCGCGGTAACATTTCAAGTTTTCAACCGAATTGGAGTTTTGTGAAGGACCTAATGTGGTGTGTTAGGAACTGAGATTTGGGGAATATGTCTCTTTAGGTGTTTTTGTAAGACTTCTTTGGAGTTTGGACAAGGCAGCTGTTACTGTCTTTCTATATTTTGCACCTGCATGTTTGGATTGTGGAACGTCCAATATTTGTTGGCCGCAAATTGCAGTAATGCGTGCATGTTTATCGGCCTTACTTTCACGACTTCCCTGTGTTTGTCGATGCTTGTATTTGAGTTTGCCAAGGCTTCCTGAGTCTCTTAAAATTCATCTGACATGTCAACCGAAATGGTTTGTAGGAGTATGTCCCAGTTAGTTGTTCTGATAGCCAATAGGTGAAAGAAATGTGAGTTGTAACATGTGTTTCCTGCAAAACACTTTATATATTCCACTTCATAGTTAGTACCATGGTCGCTAGGGCTTTAATATTGAAATTTTTGTGATGTGGATCTGGCAGGGTTTCTGCTGAAATATAGATTCTTTTTGTCTGTTGGGCCTAGTCTATCGTGGATCTGCTACTAGTGtctgcacacgcacacacacgcatgaGCGGCATGCACCCATATTTCACAGTATTTTTCTGTAACTAGAATGTTTTTTTTTCTAGTTGCTTCCTTGCTCTGAATCTCCCTGATACATTTTTACTATTGTTTACACCTGGCAGATAAAACCATCACCAAAGGGAAGCTGGTGGTAGATGTGTGGTACTTCTTTTTCCACGTCGATTCAGAGACTCACGACTTGTGTGCTGGGACTCCCTGTCCCGCAACGGGCGAATTCGTACTAGCCAGCGAACAGACTTTGCCATCTTACACCCCACCAGTAAGCATACCCGCAGTGCACATTCAGTTTCGGTGCCGAACTTGTCTAGATATTTTCCCTTGTAGTGCTTGTGACAGACAAGGGGCTCAATAGGCCGCTGCAAGTAAGATCACATCTAGACATCCTGACGTTTTGTGTTGCTGTGATGTGCTTCAGGGTTCTTACAGTCTCCAGATGAAGCTGCTGGGAGACAAGAACGAGGAGCTGACCTGCATCTTGTTCGGGTTCAGCATCGGGTTCGTCGCACCTGTCGCCATTATGTGAACCAAATATGTGCCGCGACCCAAACACACCCTTGGTTGCAGTTGCAAAGAGCCACCATGGTCCACGGATGTATGTATGTACCTGCAGAACTCTCTAAAATCTGAATCACCCCGAGTGGGAGA encodes the following:
- the LOC123105331 gene encoding MD-2-related lipid-recognition protein ROSY1; this encodes MATDRRLRDLLLLAAALLLSASCAAAADFEYCKKGRHYPVKVSGVEIVPDPVVRGEPATFKISASTDKTITKGKLVVDVWYFFFHVDSETHDLCAGTPCPATGEFVLASEQTLPSYTPPGSYSLQMKLLGDKNEELTCILFGFSIGFVAPVAIM